A DNA window from Gillisia sp. Hel1_33_143 contains the following coding sequences:
- a CDS encoding TerB family tellurite resistance protein encodes MFKIILALLGVTFYRFPGLILGLIIGTLLDNMMGSGNSPKMVFNTGRNDVSPGDFELNLLSLASIVIKADGNVSQQELDYVRSYFVQAYGKERANATFRTFNEVIKNREISAQRICSYLQARTRYEVRLQILHFLFSIAKADGNVSEQELYKIAEIARYLNLNPREFESIKAMFFKSADDAYKILEVDKSASEADVKKAYRSMAKKYHPDKLQHMDEAYRKGAEEKFRKVQEAYEKIQKERGF; translated from the coding sequence ATGTTTAAAATAATCTTAGCCTTATTAGGCGTTACCTTTTATAGATTTCCCGGTTTAATACTTGGATTGATCATAGGAACCTTACTAGACAATATGATGGGTTCTGGCAATAGCCCTAAAATGGTTTTTAATACCGGAAGAAATGATGTTTCTCCCGGAGATTTTGAACTTAATCTCCTCTCATTAGCTTCTATAGTTATAAAAGCAGATGGCAACGTTTCACAGCAAGAGTTAGACTATGTGAGAAGTTATTTTGTACAGGCTTATGGAAAAGAAAGAGCTAATGCTACTTTTAGAACTTTTAATGAAGTTATAAAGAATAGAGAGATTTCTGCACAAAGAATATGTAGCTATTTGCAGGCAAGAACGAGGTATGAGGTAAGACTTCAGATTCTTCATTTTCTATTTAGCATTGCAAAGGCAGATGGTAACGTTTCTGAACAAGAATTGTATAAAATAGCTGAAATAGCAAGATACTTAAATTTGAATCCTAGAGAGTTTGAAAGTATCAAGGCAATGTTCTTTAAATCTGCAGATGATGCCTATAAGATCTTGGAAGTGGATAAATCTGCATCTGAAGCAGATGTAAAAAAAGCATATAGATCTATGGCCAAAAAATATCATCCGGATAAACTACAACATATGGATGAAGCCTATAGAAAAGGAGCTGAAGAAAAATTCAGAAAAGTTCAGGAAGCCTATGAAAAGATTCAAAAAGAGAGAGGATTTTAA
- a CDS encoding BrxA/BrxB family bacilliredoxin produces the protein MYPAELVKPMREDLTNVGFQELHTEAEVEAAMAKNGTTLVVVNSVCGCAAANARPGARISLQNGKTPDNLVTVFAGVDREATDKARSMMLPFPPSSPSMALFKDGELVHMLERHHIEGRPAEMIAENLTAAYNEFC, from the coding sequence ATGTATCCAGCAGAATTAGTGAAACCTATGAGAGAGGATCTTACTAACGTAGGTTTTCAAGAATTACATACCGAAGCAGAAGTAGAAGCAGCAATGGCAAAGAATGGTACTACCTTGGTAGTTGTAAATTCTGTGTGTGGATGTGCGGCAGCTAATGCACGTCCGGGAGCAAGAATTTCTCTTCAGAACGGAAAAACACCAGATAATTTAGTAACTGTATTTGCAGGAGTAGATCGTGAAGCTACAGATAAAGCGCGTAGTATGATGCTACCATTTCCTCCTTCTTCTCCATCTATGGCTCTTTTTAAAGACGGTGAGTTAGTTCATATGTTAGAACGTCATCATATTGAAGGACGTCCAGCAGAAATGATCGCAGAAAATCTTACCGCAGCTTATAATGAGTTTTGCTAA
- a CDS encoding lysophospholipid acyltransferase family protein — translation MKKILAYPLSVIFYFFFFLTLLVFHAIQWVSLKIGGYHAHKKSVDIFNLAIMRCLNLIGTRFTVDNPYDLPIDRSCIFVANHQGMFDIPPIIWFFRKQHPKFISKKELGKGIPGISFNLRHGGSALIDRKNPKEAILTISKFAATLNKTKRSAVIFPEGTRSRTGIPKKFAVSGLQVMFRKMPDALVVPITINNSWKLFQYGNFPLGIGVHMKLKVHKPLPVNNTDPEVFIANLERTITEDIK, via the coding sequence ATGAAAAAAATACTTGCTTATCCACTTTCGGTAATTTTTTACTTTTTTTTCTTTTTAACCTTACTTGTATTCCATGCAATACAATGGGTAAGTTTAAAAATTGGAGGTTATCATGCTCATAAAAAGTCTGTTGATATATTTAATCTGGCTATTATGAGATGCCTAAATCTAATTGGCACCAGATTTACAGTAGATAATCCATATGATCTACCCATAGACAGATCTTGTATCTTTGTGGCCAACCATCAGGGAATGTTTGATATACCGCCCATTATATGGTTTTTTAGAAAACAACATCCTAAATTCATTAGCAAAAAAGAATTAGGTAAAGGAATCCCAGGAATATCATTCAACTTGAGACATGGTGGTTCTGCACTTATAGACCGAAAGAATCCTAAAGAAGCTATTTTAACAATTTCTAAATTTGCAGCTACTTTAAATAAAACAAAACGCTCTGCGGTTATCTTTCCGGAAGGAACCAGAAGTAGGACCGGAATCCCGAAGAAATTTGCTGTAAGCGGACTTCAGGTAATGTTTAGAAAAATGCCAGATGCTTTAGTAGTGCCTATAACAATCAATAATTCCTGGAAACTTTTTCAATACGGAAACTTTCCTTTAGGCATAGGAGTTCATATGAAATTAAAAGTTCATAAACCTCTACCTGTAAATAATACAGATCCTGAAGTTTTTATAGCTAATTTAGAACGCACCATTACGGAAGATATCAAGTAA
- a CDS encoding HD domain-containing protein translates to MNTALIISNTIEFVKSTLKNAEGGHDWFHIERVYKNAKLIAKGEKADDLIVTLGALLHDIADSKFHNGDETVGPKVAKEFLRNQDVSEEIIAHVVKIIENISFKGGKEAQKFKSPELDIVQDADRLDALGAIGIARAFNYGGFKGRALYDPDIEADLNMTKEQYKSSTAPTINHFYEKLLLLKDRMNTTTGKKIATERHQYMLGFLEQFYAEWNGKL, encoded by the coding sequence ATGAATACAGCTTTGATCATTTCTAATACTATAGAATTCGTGAAGTCTACCCTAAAAAATGCAGAAGGTGGGCACGATTGGTTTCATATTGAAAGAGTTTACAAGAATGCAAAATTAATTGCTAAGGGCGAAAAAGCAGATGATCTTATAGTAACCTTAGGTGCTTTGTTACATGATATAGCCGACTCAAAATTTCACAATGGTGATGAAACCGTGGGTCCAAAAGTAGCAAAAGAATTTCTAAGAAATCAAGATGTTTCTGAAGAGATCATAGCGCATGTAGTTAAAATAATAGAAAACATATCGTTTAAAGGCGGTAAGGAGGCTCAGAAATTCAAATCTCCTGAATTAGATATCGTACAGGACGCAGATAGATTAGACGCCTTAGGAGCTATAGGAATAGCCAGAGCATTTAATTATGGAGGCTTTAAAGGTAGAGCACTTTATGATCCTGATATAGAAGCCGATCTAAATATGACCAAAGAGCAATACAAATCTTCTACTGCTCCAACCATCAATCATTTTTATGAGAAGTTACTTCTTCTTAAAGACAGAATGAATACTACCACTGGAAAGAAAATAGCTACTGAACGCCATCAGTATATGTTAGGATTTCTGGAACAGTTCTATGCAGAATGGAACGGAAAATTATAA
- a CDS encoding TonB-dependent receptor has translation MRKLLALALFLTTATIFAQGTVTGTVIDSEMNAPLPGATIMVKGTNTGTTTDFDGNFSINVDKASGTLEISFIGFAKKSVPFNVSNGQTQKLGRIGVDADANALSEVIVTGIADLAKDRQTPVAVSTIRAEQIQEKLGNQEFPEILATTPSVYATKQGGGFGDSRITIRGFDTQNSAVMINGIPVNDMENGAVYWSNWAGLSDVATAIQVQRGLGSSKLAVSSVGGTINVVTRSADKAEGGMVKQSFGNDGYLKSTASYNTGLNDSGWSGSFLLSRTSGDGYVNGTEFEGYNYFIGVGYKANDNHEFNFMLTGAPQQHNQRGFFTPLSSYLKYGNDGEPNEKYNPDFGYRNGDEFTFSGNFYHKPVASLNWEYKISDKSKLSTSAYASFGRGGSIGSIGRINGNQSFALPLTNDGLLPIDDIFAWNSGQSVPSFATREGQPTSRAVYSGEGQYQGQYVNTGNGDRSAENGMTQRSSVNSHNWFGVISNFETELNENLTLDFGADLRSYKGFHYRRIVDLMGGDVYVSQADDNNPNRFLTETYDPTIGNTLNVFKSIDDEEKIDYHNEGLVRWAGVFGQLEYSKDAISAFVQGSVSNQGFKRVDYFNETPANQETDWENIIGGNIKGGLNFNIDENHNVFGNIGYYSKQPLFDAVYPGNSNALNDDLKNEQVFGVELGYGFRSQFFNANVNLYRTSWADRFDTASTTFFEDTPEEVRGTANLQGITQVHQGIEFDFYGRVGNKFKWNAMVSVGDWEYKDDVEANYFDDNQNPIVGAEQGVLNLDGVKVGNAAQFTASLGADYTIIDNLKVDATYRYADNLYASYDATDALDNANFDVFKLPSYGLLDLGASYGLDLGDNRLSFRVNVNNVTDNIYISESNTNIAVGARDSDTAYDGVNTRNNVFFGWGRTWNASVSYKF, from the coding sequence ATGAGGAAATTATTAGCATTAGCGTTGTTTTTAACAACTGCTACAATTTTTGCTCAAGGAACTGTTACTGGAACGGTGATTGATTCCGAAATGAATGCTCCGTTACCGGGCGCAACTATCATGGTAAAGGGCACTAATACCGGAACAACTACAGATTTTGATGGAAATTTCTCTATCAATGTAGATAAGGCTTCTGGTACTTTAGAAATCAGTTTTATTGGTTTCGCAAAGAAATCTGTACCGTTTAATGTTTCTAACGGACAAACTCAAAAACTTGGAAGAATTGGTGTTGATGCCGATGCAAATGCGCTTTCTGAGGTTATTGTTACAGGAATTGCAGATTTAGCTAAAGATCGTCAAACTCCGGTTGCCGTATCTACAATTAGAGCTGAACAAATTCAAGAAAAATTAGGAAACCAGGAATTCCCTGAGATCTTAGCTACTACTCCTTCTGTATATGCTACTAAACAAGGTGGTGGTTTTGGAGATTCACGTATCACAATTCGTGGATTCGACACTCAAAACTCTGCTGTTATGATTAACGGTATTCCTGTTAATGATATGGAAAATGGTGCTGTTTACTGGAGTAACTGGGCTGGATTAAGTGATGTTGCTACTGCTATTCAAGTACAACGTGGTTTAGGTTCTTCTAAATTGGCAGTATCTTCTGTTGGTGGTACAATTAACGTAGTTACAAGATCTGCAGATAAAGCAGAAGGTGGAATGGTAAAGCAAAGTTTTGGTAACGATGGTTACTTAAAATCTACTGCTTCTTACAACACTGGATTAAATGACAGTGGATGGTCTGGATCTTTCCTTTTAAGCCGTACTTCTGGTGATGGTTATGTAAACGGGACAGAATTTGAAGGTTACAACTACTTTATAGGTGTAGGTTACAAAGCTAATGACAATCATGAATTCAACTTCATGTTAACAGGTGCACCACAACAACACAACCAAAGAGGTTTCTTTACTCCTTTGTCTAGCTACCTTAAATATGGTAACGATGGTGAGCCAAATGAAAAGTACAATCCAGATTTTGGATATAGAAATGGTGATGAATTTACGTTCTCTGGAAACTTCTACCACAAACCGGTAGCTTCTTTAAACTGGGAATATAAAATTTCAGATAAATCTAAATTATCTACTTCTGCTTACGCATCTTTCGGTCGTGGTGGTTCAATAGGTTCTATTGGTAGAATTAACGGAAACCAATCTTTTGCTTTGCCATTAACTAACGATGGATTACTTCCTATAGATGATATCTTTGCTTGGAACTCTGGACAATCTGTTCCATCTTTCGCAACTAGAGAGGGTCAGCCAACTTCAAGAGCGGTATACTCTGGTGAAGGTCAATATCAAGGTCAATATGTAAACACTGGTAACGGTGACCGTAGCGCTGAAAATGGAATGACACAACGTTCTTCTGTAAACTCTCACAACTGGTTTGGTGTTATCTCTAACTTCGAAACAGAATTAAATGAGAACTTAACATTAGACTTTGGAGCAGATCTTAGATCTTATAAAGGATTTCACTACAGAAGAATTGTAGACCTAATGGGTGGAGATGTTTATGTATCTCAAGCAGATGATAACAATCCAAACAGATTCTTAACTGAAACTTACGATCCAACAATTGGAAATACTTTAAACGTATTTAAGAGTATAGATGATGAAGAAAAAATTGACTACCATAATGAAGGTCTTGTAAGATGGGCTGGAGTATTTGGTCAATTAGAATATTCTAAAGATGCAATCTCTGCATTCGTTCAAGGATCTGTATCTAATCAAGGATTTAAAAGAGTAGATTACTTTAATGAAACTCCAGCAAATCAAGAAACTGATTGGGAAAACATTATTGGAGGAAATATTAAAGGGGGTCTTAACTTCAACATAGATGAAAACCACAACGTTTTCGGAAACATTGGATACTATTCTAAGCAACCTTTATTTGATGCTGTTTACCCTGGTAACAGTAATGCACTTAATGATGATCTTAAGAATGAGCAGGTTTTTGGTGTTGAATTAGGATACGGATTCCGTTCTCAATTCTTCAATGCTAACGTAAACCTTTACAGAACTTCATGGGCAGATAGATTTGATACTGCCTCTACTACTTTCTTTGAAGATACTCCAGAAGAAGTTAGAGGAACTGCAAACTTACAAGGTATTACTCAAGTACACCAAGGTATAGAATTTGACTTCTACGGTAGAGTTGGAAACAAATTCAAATGGAATGCAATGGTTTCTGTTGGAGACTGGGAATATAAAGATGACGTAGAAGCTAACTATTTTGACGATAACCAAAACCCAATTGTAGGTGCAGAGCAAGGTGTTCTTAACTTAGATGGAGTAAAAGTTGGAAACGCAGCTCAATTTACTGCTAGTCTTGGTGCAGATTATACTATTATTGATAACTTAAAAGTTGATGCTACATACAGATATGCAGATAACTTATATGCTAGTTACGATGCTACAGATGCATTAGATAATGCTAACTTTGATGTATTCAAATTACCTTCTTATGGTTTATTAGATCTAGGTGCTTCTTACGGATTAGACCTTGGAGATAACAGACTATCTTTTAGAGTAAACGTAAATAACGTAACAGATAACATCTACATTTCAGAGTCTAACACGAACATCGCTGTTGGAGCAAGAGATTCAGATACTGCTTACGATGGAGTGAACACTAGAAATAATGTTTTCTTTGGATGGGGTAGAACTTGGAATGCTTCAGTTAGCTATAAATTCTAA
- the pgi gene encoding glucose-6-phosphate isomerase, which yields MKNINPTQTEAWSTLKSQFEKIRSQEMKQMFANDPNRAQEFKIEWEDFYVDFSKNRINKEILESLNSLARECDLKNAIQSYFRGDAINETENRPVLHTALRAKEEDVVRVDGENVMKEVASAKLKMKQFSAEVISGSKKGFTGKAFTDVVNIGIGGSDLGPVMITESLKFYKNHLEVHYISNVDGDHVHQTLKDLNPETTLFLVVSKTFTTQETLSNANTARNWFKKHAPAEEVSKHFVAVSTNLERVTEFGIAPENVFPLWDWVGGRFSLWGAVGLSISLAVGYDQYQELLDGAYEMDMHFKNEEFENNIPVQLALLSIWYNNFFKAESEAVIPYTQYLQKLPSYLQQAIMESNGKSVDRNGDVVNYQTGNIIWGEPGTNSQHAFFQLIHQGTKLIPADFIGFKKSLFGDDDHQNKLMANYFAQTEALLMGKTSEEVQAEFDERGIAKEVSAKLKPFKIFEGNKPSTSILIDQLTPKSLGKLVAMYEHKIFVQGVIWNIFSYDQWGVELGKQLASSILQEIEKSDVLEHDNSTKTLLKHYLN from the coding sequence ATGAAAAATATAAATCCAACTCAAACAGAGGCCTGGTCTACATTAAAATCTCAGTTCGAGAAAATTAGATCACAGGAAATGAAGCAGATGTTTGCAAATGATCCTAATAGAGCTCAGGAATTCAAAATTGAATGGGAAGATTTTTATGTAGATTTTAGTAAGAATAGGATAAATAAAGAAATTCTAGAAAGTCTCAATTCTTTAGCTCGCGAATGTGATCTTAAGAATGCAATACAATCTTATTTTCGCGGAGATGCTATAAATGAGACTGAAAATAGGCCTGTGTTGCATACGGCTTTAAGAGCCAAAGAAGAGGATGTGGTGCGTGTAGATGGAGAAAATGTAATGAAAGAGGTAGCTTCCGCAAAATTGAAGATGAAGCAATTCTCTGCAGAGGTTATTAGTGGTTCTAAAAAAGGTTTTACAGGGAAAGCTTTTACAGATGTTGTAAATATTGGGATTGGAGGATCAGACCTGGGTCCGGTAATGATCACAGAATCTTTAAAATTCTATAAGAATCATTTAGAGGTGCATTATATTTCTAATGTAGATGGAGATCACGTTCATCAAACTTTAAAAGATCTTAATCCAGAAACTACGCTATTTTTAGTGGTTTCGAAAACCTTTACTACTCAGGAGACTTTAAGTAATGCTAACACTGCAAGAAATTGGTTTAAAAAACATGCCCCTGCAGAAGAGGTTTCTAAACATTTTGTAGCTGTTTCTACCAATTTAGAAAGAGTTACAGAATTTGGAATAGCTCCAGAAAATGTGTTCCCACTTTGGGATTGGGTTGGAGGAAGATTCTCTTTATGGGGTGCTGTAGGTTTGTCTATTAGTCTTGCAGTAGGGTATGATCAATATCAAGAATTGCTAGATGGGGCTTATGAAATGGATATGCATTTTAAAAATGAGGAATTTGAAAATAATATACCGGTACAATTAGCATTGCTAAGTATTTGGTATAATAACTTTTTTAAAGCTGAAAGTGAAGCGGTAATTCCTTATACGCAATATCTTCAAAAACTGCCATCATATTTGCAACAGGCAATTATGGAAAGCAATGGTAAAAGTGTAGATAGAAATGGTGATGTTGTAAATTATCAAACTGGAAATATAATCTGGGGAGAACCGGGAACTAATTCTCAGCATGCATTTTTTCAACTAATTCACCAAGGAACCAAATTAATTCCGGCAGATTTTATTGGATTCAAAAAGTCTTTATTTGGAGATGATGATCATCAAAATAAGCTAATGGCAAATTATTTTGCTCAGACAGAAGCATTATTGATGGGGAAAACTTCAGAAGAAGTTCAAGCAGAATTTGATGAAAGAGGAATTGCAAAGGAGGTATCTGCCAAATTGAAACCTTTTAAAATATTTGAGGGTAATAAACCTTCAACTTCTATTTTAATAGACCAACTAACGCCTAAAAGCTTAGGAAAATTAGTGGCTATGTATGAACATAAGATCTTTGTTCAAGGTGTAATTTGGAATATCTTTAGTTATGATCAATGGGGCGTTGAGTTAGGGAAGCAATTAGCATCCAGTATTTTACAAGAAATTGAAAAATCTGACGTCTTAGAACACGATAATTCTACAAAAACACTCTTAAAACATTACTTAAATTAA
- a CDS encoding M23 family metallopeptidase, with translation MKKVSYLLLLALACISCNDVVENKDISEVKPKVKKVPIEKEYGFTLNDYEVVRDTIRSGDNFGGILGTHGVSVSKVYDITNGIEDNFDPRRLVVGKPYVILKAKDSISTPEFFIYEDDRIEYTVVNIGENIAAYKAQKPVSVKRKTVSGVIVSSLSEAMESQGLSVVLSHELSSIYQWSIDFWKLQKGDQFKMVYSEKYINDTIYAGIENIEGAVFVHQKKPYYAFSYKVDPESGETDFYDEEARPLESFFLKAPLNFSRISSRYSGRRFHPVQQRWKAHLGTDYAAPRGTPIWTTASGTVIASGYTSGNGNYVKVKHNDTYTTQYLHMTKRNVKVGQRVRQGDVIGFVGSTGLATGPHVCYRFWVRGKQVDPFRQNLPNAEPIADNLREDYFASIAPVRKDIDKIPFKKI, from the coding sequence TTGAAGAAAGTAAGTTATTTATTATTGTTGGCGTTAGCATGTATTTCATGCAATGATGTGGTTGAAAATAAAGACATAAGTGAAGTAAAACCTAAGGTTAAGAAAGTTCCTATAGAAAAGGAGTATGGATTTACGCTTAATGATTACGAGGTTGTAAGAGATACCATAAGATCTGGAGATAATTTTGGGGGGATTTTAGGAACCCATGGTGTTAGTGTTTCTAAAGTTTACGATATCACCAATGGAATAGAAGATAATTTTGATCCTAGAAGACTTGTAGTAGGAAAGCCATATGTTATCTTAAAAGCTAAAGACTCTATAAGCACTCCAGAGTTCTTTATCTATGAAGATGATAGAATTGAATATACTGTTGTAAATATTGGAGAGAACATAGCAGCATATAAAGCTCAAAAGCCTGTTTCGGTTAAGAGAAAAACAGTTTCTGGAGTTATTGTTAGCAGTCTTTCTGAAGCTATGGAAAGTCAGGGACTAAGTGTAGTTCTATCTCACGAGCTAAGCAGTATCTACCAGTGGAGTATAGATTTTTGGAAACTTCAAAAAGGAGATCAGTTTAAAATGGTTTATAGTGAAAAGTATATAAACGATACTATTTACGCCGGAATTGAGAATATTGAAGGTGCTGTTTTTGTACATCAGAAAAAACCATATTATGCTTTTAGCTATAAAGTAGATCCAGAATCTGGAGAAACTGATTTTTATGATGAAGAAGCACGTCCGTTAGAAAGCTTCTTCCTAAAAGCTCCTTTAAACTTTAGTAGGATCTCTTCCAGGTATAGTGGAAGAAGATTTCACCCAGTTCAACAACGATGGAAAGCTCATTTGGGAACAGATTATGCAGCTCCTCGCGGAACTCCAATTTGGACTACGGCTTCTGGAACAGTGATCGCTTCAGGATATACTTCGGGAAATGGAAATTATGTTAAAGTGAAACATAATGACACCTACACTACCCAGTATTTACACATGACGAAGAGAAATGTAAAAGTAGGGCAGAGAGTTCGTCAAGGAGATGTTATTGGTTTTGTAGGTAGCACAGGACTGGCAACCGGACCTCATGTTTGCTACAGATTTTGGGTACGAGGAAAACAGGTAGATCCATTCAGACAAAATTTACCGAATGCAGAGCCTATTGCAGATAATCTAAGAGAAGATTATTTTGCCTCTATAGCGCCTGTAAGAAAAGACATTGATAAGATTCCGTTCAAAAAAATATAA
- a CDS encoding tryptophan 2,3-dioxygenase family protein: MNTIKPEIAERILLLEEKFKNSGQDMGSYLDGLLYDRYLTYWDYIHLDTLLSLQAPKTHFPDEEIFITYHQITELYFKLMIHEQKQIIENDLLTADVFLEKMNRLNRYMRILINSFDVMIKGMDREQFLKFRMALLPASGFQSAGFRMIELYATPIEHLVPFKERANFSTENSIEDLFENIYWKKGGIDLSTGEKTLTLKQFELRYTPRFLRIANSVKENTMYHKYLDLPEIEKNNKELIEALRTFDTNVNINWLLMHMGAAHRYLNKDKKTIAATGGTNWKEFLPPSFQKNSFFPNLWSQEEFDDWGKQWVTHLFNTEK, translated from the coding sequence ATGAACACCATCAAGCCCGAGATTGCAGAACGAATATTATTACTAGAAGAAAAGTTCAAAAATTCAGGACAAGACATGGGGTCTTACTTAGATGGGCTTCTTTATGATCGTTACCTTACCTATTGGGACTATATCCATCTAGATACCTTACTTAGTCTTCAGGCGCCAAAAACTCACTTTCCAGATGAGGAAATATTTATTACCTATCATCAAATCACAGAGCTTTATTTTAAACTGATGATACATGAGCAAAAGCAGATCATTGAGAACGATCTTCTAACTGCTGATGTATTCTTAGAAAAGATGAATAGGCTTAATAGGTATATGAGAATTCTCATTAATTCTTTTGATGTAATGATCAAAGGTATGGATAGAGAGCAATTTTTAAAATTTAGAATGGCTTTACTGCCAGCAAGCGGTTTTCAATCTGCTGGTTTTAGGATGATAGAATTATACGCTACTCCAATAGAACATCTGGTTCCTTTTAAAGAACGTGCTAATTTTTCAACAGAAAATAGTATCGAAGATCTTTTTGAGAATATTTATTGGAAAAAAGGAGGCATAGATCTATCTACGGGTGAAAAAACACTTACGCTAAAGCAATTTGAATTAAGATATACGCCTAGATTCTTAAGGATAGCGAATTCTGTAAAAGAGAATACCATGTATCATAAGTACTTGGATCTACCTGAAATTGAAAAAAATAATAAAGAATTAATTGAAGCGTTGCGTACTTTTGATACCAACGTGAATATTAACTGGCTTCTAATGCACATGGGAGCGGCACATAGATATTTAAATAAAGATAAAAAGACAATAGCTGCAACTGGCGGCACAAACTGGAAGGAATTTCTACCTCCAAGTTTTCAAAAAAATAGTTTTTTCCCTAATCTTTGGTCTCAAGAAGAATTTGATGACTGGGGAAAACAATGGGTTACGCACTTGTTTAATACAGAAAAATAG
- a CDS encoding DUF3108 domain-containing protein produces MCKRITFVSLLLLLLPLSIFSQNAFQAGEWFKFRIHYGPFNASYATLEVKDEVLDKKKVYHVVGRGKSTGLMHLFFKVDDDYETYIDRRSSLPYRFVRKIDEGGYTKDVQIDFDQKQNKAYVLDRKHNTNTTYTTENEVHDLISSFYYMRNELNDMKLNEGDELNLNMFFDKENHNFKIKFLGREVIKTKFGKIATLKFRPYVMAGRVFKEKESLTFWVSADKNKMPVKIQADLAVGSLDADLEAFKGVKHPIQIIMD; encoded by the coding sequence ATGTGCAAGAGAATTACATTTGTTAGTCTTTTACTGCTTTTACTTCCCCTAAGCATTTTTTCTCAAAACGCTTTTCAAGCGGGAGAATGGTTTAAGTTTAGAATTCATTATGGTCCTTTCAATGCTAGTTATGCTACGTTGGAAGTTAAAGACGAAGTTTTAGATAAGAAAAAAGTTTATCATGTTGTGGGAAGAGGAAAATCTACGGGTTTAATGCATCTTTTCTTTAAAGTAGATGATGATTATGAAACTTATATTGACAGAAGATCTAGCTTGCCTTATAGATTTGTAAGAAAAATAGATGAAGGTGGCTACACTAAAGATGTTCAAATAGATTTTGATCAGAAACAGAATAAAGCATACGTTTTAGACAGGAAGCATAATACCAATACTACCTACACTACCGAGAATGAGGTTCATGACCTTATTTCTTCTTTCTATTATATGAGAAATGAGCTCAACGATATGAAGTTGAATGAAGGAGATGAGCTTAATTTAAATATGTTCTTCGATAAAGAAAACCACAATTTTAAAATAAAGTTTTTAGGAAGAGAGGTTATAAAGACAAAATTTGGTAAAATTGCCACTTTAAAATTCAGGCCTTATGTAATGGCCGGGAGAGTCTTCAAAGAGAAGGAAAGTCTTACTTTCTGGGTAAGTGCAGATAAAAATAAGATGCCGGTTAAAATACAGGCAGACCTTGCAGTAGGATCTTTAGATGCAGATTTAGAGGCTTTTAAAGGAGTAAAGCATCCTATTCAAATAATAATGGATTAA